The Corylus avellana chromosome ca8, CavTom2PMs-1.0 genome has a segment encoding these proteins:
- the LOC132190450 gene encoding uncharacterized protein LOC132190450, which yields MEWRKCYLDVILVPLGFFITIAYHVWLWHKVRTQPLTTIIGTNARGRRFWVSAMMKDNDKKNILAVQSLRNTIMGSTLMATTSILLCSGLAAVISSTYSVKKPLNDTVYGAHGEFMVALKYVTLLTIFLFAFFCHSLSIRFINQVNILINTPQDASSIVTPEYVYELLEKGFLLNTVGNRLFHIGLPLLLWIFGPVLVFLCSVTMVPVLYNLDFVFGSGKGKNENHDNDFV from the exons ATGGAATGGAGAAAATGTTATCTGGATGTCATCCTTGTTCCACTAGGCTTCTTCATAACCATTGCTTATCATGTCTGGCTATGGCACAAGGTTCGCACTCAACCTCTCACCACCATCATCGGCACAAATGCTAGAGGCCGCCGTTTCTGGGTCTCCGCCATGATGAAG GACAACGACAAGAAGAACATCCTTGCGGTCCAGTCGCTTAGGAACACAATCATGGGATCAACCTTGATGGCCACGACGTCGATCCTCCTTTGCTCGGGGCTGGCAGCCGTCATAAGCAGCACCTACAGCGTGAAGAAGCCGCTAAACGACACCGTTTATGGGGCCCATGGGGAATTCATGGTGGCATTGAAATACGTGACGCTGCTCACCATCTTCCTCTTCGCATTTTTCTGCCACTCTCTGTCCATTAGATTCATCAACCAGGTGAATATCCTCATCAACACTCCACAGGACGCCTCGTCGATAGTGACGCCGGAGTACGTTTACGAGCTCTTGGAGAAGGGTTTCCTGCTGAATACAGTGGGAAACAGGCTCTTCCATATTGGGCTTCCTCTTCTGCTGTGGATTTTTGGTCCTGTGTTGGTGTTCTTGTGTTCTGTAACAATGGTGCCAGTGCTTTACAATCTTGACTTTGTTTTTGGGAGTGGGAAGGGCAAAAATGAGAATCATGACAATGACTTTGTATGA